AAGGAGCCGCCTTTCAAACTTTCGGTTGACCGTCTTCGACGTTCTTCTGCCTACGCTGGTGACGGTATGGATCCACGTTCTCTGACCCCCGTTCTGCGCGTCCTGCGCCTGTGCCTGCACGTGCTGATGGCCGGGCTGCTCCTGCTGGTCGCCGGCCGCGCGCTGGCCGGGGACTCGACGGGGGCGGGCGCCGTGGTGGCCGCCGCGGTGGTGATGACCGTCGTGTACGGGGCGGGCCCGCTGATCCCGGCCGTACGGGACACGCGGGCCGGGGCGGCCCTCTGGCTCGGGGCGCTGTGCGCGGTGTGGCTGGTGCTGCTCGTCCTCTCCCCCGACGGGCTGTGGCTGGCGTTCCCGCTGTACTTCCTCCAGCTGCATCTGCTGCCCGCCCGCTGGGGCGTCCCCGCCGTGGCGCTCACCGCGTGCGCCGCCATCGCCTCGTACGTACGCCATGGGCAGGAGCTCAACCCGGGGGCCTTCATAGGGCCGCTCCTCGGCGCGGCCGTGGCCGTCGCGACCGTCATGGGCTACCAGGCGCTGTACCGCGAGAGCGAGCGCAGACAGCGCCTGATCGAGGAGCTGATCGCGACGCGCGCCGAACTCGCCGCCGCGGAGCGCACGGCGGGCACCCTCGCCGAGCGGGAGCGCCTGGCGCGCGAGATCCACGACACCCTCGCGCAGGGTCTGTCCTCGATCCAGCTCCTGCTGCGCGCGGCCCAGCGCGCGCTGCCGCCGCAGTCACCGGCCGCCCCGCACATCGAAGAGGCGCGCGCGGCCGCCCAGGACAACCTGGCCGAGGCCCGCCGCTTCGTGCGGGCCCTGTCGCCGCCGGACCTGGAGAGCGGGTCGCTTGCGGGGGCCCTGGAGCGGCTGTGCGCGACGGCTCCCGGGCTCACCGCCCGCTTCACGGAGAGCGGCACACCGTCCGGGCTGCCGACGCCGTACGAGGTCGCCCTGCTGCGGATCGCGCAGTCGGCGCTCGCGAACACGGTGCGCCACGCGGGAGCCCGCCGCGCCGAGATCACCCTCAGCTTCATGGACACGGCCGTGGCCCTCGACATCGTGGACGACGGCCGCGGCTTCGACCCCGCCTCGGCCCCGTCCGGCGACGGCGGGTTCGGCCTGCCCGCGATGCGCTCACGCGCGGAGTCCCTCGGGGGCACGTTCACGGTGGAGTCGGCGCCGGGCCAGGGCACGGCGGTCGCGATCACTCTCCCTCTCCCCGTGGAAGGCGCGTCATGACCGTCCGGCTCCTGCTCGCCGACGACCACCCCGTCGTACGCGCCGGGCTCCGCGCCGTCCTCGACGCCGAACCCGACTTCGAGATCGCCGCGGAGGCCGCCACGGCGGAGCGGGCCGTGGAGCTCGCCGCGGCCGGCGGGGTCGACGTCGTCCTCATGGACCTCCAGTTCGGCGCCGGAATGCACGGCTCGGAGGCGACGGCGGCCATCGCGGCGAGGCCCGGTGCGCCGCGCGTCCTCGTCCTGACCACGTACGACACGGACGCGGACATCCTCGCCGCGGTGGAGGCGGGCGCGTCCGGCTATCTGCTCAAGGACGCGCCGCCGGAGGAGCTCGCGGCGGCGGTCCGCACGGCGGCCTC
The DNA window shown above is from Streptomyces sp. NBC_01445 and carries:
- a CDS encoding sensor histidine kinase; amino-acid sequence: MDPRSLTPVLRVLRLCLHVLMAGLLLLVAGRALAGDSTGAGAVVAAAVVMTVVYGAGPLIPAVRDTRAGAALWLGALCAVWLVLLVLSPDGLWLAFPLYFLQLHLLPARWGVPAVALTACAAIASYVRHGQELNPGAFIGPLLGAAVAVATVMGYQALYRESERRQRLIEELIATRAELAAAERTAGTLAERERLAREIHDTLAQGLSSIQLLLRAAQRALPPQSPAAPHIEEARAAAQDNLAEARRFVRALSPPDLESGSLAGALERLCATAPGLTARFTESGTPSGLPTPYEVALLRIAQSALANTVRHAGARRAEITLSFMDTAVALDIVDDGRGFDPASAPSGDGGFGLPAMRSRAESLGGTFTVESAPGQGTAVAITLPLPVEGAS
- a CDS encoding response regulator transcription factor, with translation MTVRLLLADDHPVVRAGLRAVLDAEPDFEIAAEAATAERAVELAAAGGVDVVLMDLQFGAGMHGSEATAAIAARPGAPRVLVLTTYDTDADILAAVEAGASGYLLKDAPPEELAAAVRTAASGQSALAPAIAHRLMDRMRAPAEALSRRELEVLQLVRDGLSNQRISKELFLSQATVKSHLVHIYAKLGVDSRTAAVAAATARGLMRR